From the genome of Cytobacillus firmus, one region includes:
- a CDS encoding lipid II flippase Amj family protein — MDLITGKILFTSLFIILIHSIETLAYAVRLSGARVKLIASGLSLFSTIVIVSRMANMGQQPLLGSIIDTAPEQNFLGYVENQFRVLIGASTIGTIVGILLLPTFIAIFSRAIIRLADAEGSVPSLLKVGFSLKSAKTAISHFKFPGISYLNGLKFSEIPKRLFLFNMFVTAIYTIGVLSALYASLLTHDSSRTAIMASGLINGVATILLSIFVDPKISVMSDNVVRGKAKYTSLKGISIMMVTSRLIGTVLAQIIFIPGAYYIAWASKFFV; from the coding sequence TTGGATCTAATTACGGGGAAAATCCTGTTTACTTCCTTATTCATCATTCTTATACATAGTATTGAAACACTGGCCTATGCTGTCCGATTATCGGGTGCCAGGGTCAAGCTGATCGCATCAGGGCTTTCTTTGTTCAGTACCATTGTCATTGTTTCACGAATGGCGAACATGGGGCAGCAGCCGCTGCTTGGGAGTATTATTGATACTGCTCCAGAACAAAACTTTCTCGGTTACGTTGAAAATCAGTTCAGGGTGTTAATTGGGGCATCCACAATAGGGACCATCGTTGGAATTTTGCTGCTGCCGACATTCATAGCGATTTTCTCAAGAGCCATTATCCGTCTCGCCGATGCAGAAGGGTCAGTGCCTTCGCTGCTAAAAGTCGGGTTTAGCTTGAAATCGGCAAAGACAGCAATCAGCCATTTTAAGTTTCCGGGAATCTCCTATTTAAATGGACTTAAATTCAGTGAAATACCCAAACGGCTATTTTTATTCAATATGTTTGTAACCGCCATCTATACAATTGGAGTGCTGTCAGCACTATATGCTTCGCTGCTTACACATGATAGCTCAAGAACAGCGATTATGGCATCTGGCCTGATAAACGGTGTAGCAACAATCCTGCTATCGATTTTTGTAGACCCAAAAATTTCTGTCATGTCAGATAATGTGGTGCGCGGAAAAGCCAAGTATACGAGTTTAAAAGGAATCTCCATTATGATGGTTACCTCCAGATTGATCGGGACTGTCCTTGCTCAGATCATATTTATACCCGGGGCCTATTATATTGCCTGGGCTTCAAAGTTTTTTGTATAG
- a CDS encoding DUF3231 family protein, which translates to MQNPFEAIKETIKNFVDNEPKPPLHVGEVMDLWTLYTAFHEAHSLYYIALNMTTDPELLHIIRSSIEGSRADTKMIEDFLLKEGVPLPLTNAEKPLSNPDSVPEGVKLTEDEIANLISVKLAASITFCAQAMSKTVRTDVGLMFFSLQVHLMEIASPLKNLMKERGWLRIPPSYMPPGTPERN; encoded by the coding sequence ATGCAAAATCCATTCGAGGCCATTAAGGAAACCATTAAGAATTTTGTTGATAACGAACCAAAGCCGCCGCTTCATGTCGGGGAGGTTATGGATTTATGGACTCTGTATACAGCATTCCATGAAGCCCACTCCCTTTACTATATTGCTTTAAATATGACCACAGATCCTGAACTATTGCATATTATACGCTCCTCCATTGAAGGAAGCAGGGCAGACACAAAAATGATTGAAGATTTTTTGCTTAAAGAAGGGGTGCCGCTGCCTTTAACTAATGCCGAAAAACCACTTTCCAACCCGGATTCTGTTCCTGAAGGTGTAAAGTTAACGGAAGATGAAATAGCTAATTTAATATCTGTAAAACTCGCAGCAAGCATAACCTTCTGTGCACAGGCTATGAGTAAAACAGTCAGAACAGATGTGGGGTTAATGTTCTTTTCCTTACAGGTGCACTTAATGGAAATAGCATCCCCTCTTAAGAATTTAATGAAGGAAAGAGGATGGCTGAGAATCCCGCCAAGCTATATGCCGCCTGGCACTCCTGAAAGAAATTAA
- a CDS encoding general stress protein: MRNRVLKRLSYLFTGESMSLIMFLFISYLVNYTYPDLHLYSLFSFWSSFLLLELILLQGSIYWVVKWKRLKRENTSVAPIRLIQRLRVSEKWNLGIITVIPGAFMADYMIWHPAVPLGLVIAGFIYVFAILEYINYFHIQLSYDNRSDINSLKQTKRFKQACLSKDFKRLEHLKADGRKLG; the protein is encoded by the coding sequence TTGAGAAATAGAGTGCTGAAGAGACTTTCATATCTTTTTACCGGAGAATCAATGAGTCTTATCATGTTTTTATTCATCAGTTACCTGGTGAACTATACATATCCGGATCTCCATTTATATTCACTTTTTTCTTTCTGGTCATCATTTCTGCTGCTGGAGCTCATATTGCTTCAGGGCTCCATTTATTGGGTTGTAAAATGGAAGCGATTAAAAAGAGAAAATACGTCAGTTGCCCCGATCAGGCTTATACAGCGGCTAAGAGTTTCCGAGAAATGGAATTTAGGCATAATTACAGTGATTCCAGGTGCATTCATGGCAGACTACATGATATGGCATCCTGCAGTTCCGCTGGGGCTTGTGATTGCCGGCTTTATCTATGTCTTTGCCATTCTGGAGTATATCAACTATTTTCATATTCAGCTATCCTATGACAATCGCTCTGACATTAACAGCCTTAAACAGACTAAGCGATTTAAACAGGCTTGCTTGAGCAAGGATTTTAAGAGGCTGGAGCATTTAAAAGCTGATGGGAGGAAATTAGGGTGA
- a CDS encoding aminoglycoside adenylyltransferase domain-containing protein, producing the protein MSKPDVMEMVNQLLEEAKFLLKDNFKGFYLHGSLAMGGFNPDRSDVDILVVTYHSLSSVIKSKMAKLLLKCSNAPFPIEVSFLNEKDLINWQHPCPFDFHYSEFWRERFEEEVDPHSVSGYDPDLAAHITILHHRGICAAGESIKATFPNVPREDYLSSILGDYRDCLENLKEDPVYSVLNMIRIYWYLKEDVISSKYEAGEWALKSMPDEFISAIQKIVGIYSSAANDHTDIDFTKLYDLRDYIDGEVQKLLSWYGT; encoded by the coding sequence ATGAGTAAGCCTGATGTAATGGAAATGGTTAATCAGTTATTAGAAGAAGCAAAGTTCCTATTAAAGGATAATTTTAAAGGTTTTTATTTGCATGGCTCACTGGCGATGGGCGGATTTAACCCTGATAGAAGTGATGTTGATATTTTAGTTGTAACGTATCATTCCTTGTCATCTGTTATTAAAAGTAAGATGGCAAAGTTACTCTTAAAGTGCTCCAATGCACCATTCCCCATTGAAGTCAGCTTTTTGAATGAAAAAGATCTCATCAATTGGCAGCATCCATGTCCGTTTGATTTTCACTATAGTGAATTTTGGCGGGAGAGATTTGAAGAAGAAGTGGATCCGCATAGCGTTTCAGGTTATGATCCTGACTTGGCTGCTCATATTACAATCCTTCATCATCGAGGGATTTGTGCTGCTGGCGAATCTATAAAAGCAACCTTTCCTAATGTGCCGAGAGAGGACTACCTGTCTTCTATCCTGGGGGATTATCGTGATTGCCTTGAAAATCTTAAAGAGGATCCTGTTTATAGTGTCTTAAATATGATTCGGATATATTGGTATCTCAAGGAAGATGTTATATCATCCAAGTATGAAGCCGGGGAGTGGGCACTGAAGTCAATGCCGGATGAGTTTATATCTGCTATTCAAAAGATAGTGGGAATATATAGTTCAGCTGCAAATGATCATACTGACATAGATTTTACTAAGCTTTATGATTTAAGAGATTATATTGATGGTGAAGTCCAGAAGCTGCTAAGCTGGTATGGCACTTAG
- a CDS encoding nitrate/nitrite transporter: MQKGSFQLVLQTGSLVVGFMVWVILSSLMPYIQSDIALKPGEVALVTAIPVILGSLLRVPIGYWTNRYGARPIFTISFIVLILPVFVISLAGTKMTLILGGLLLGIGGAVFSVGVTSLPKYYPKERHGFVNGIYGAGNIGTALTAFLAPVLANSFGWRITVQFFIILLALIAVLNFLLGDRKEKKVQVSLGEQIKSVYRNPKLWLLSLFYFITFGSFVAFTIYLPNFLVNHFGLDKVDAGLRTAGFIAIATFLRPVGGWLGDKFNSFVILMLVFSGLTFGGFLLSFTPSLPIYTVGCLGVAICAGIGNGTIFKLVPMYFSKQAGIVNGIVAAMGGLGGFFPPIILTILFDWTGHYAIGFMALSEFALASLILVVWLYYQDKLSLSKQVLESTESGMMITDLKGIIKKVNPAFTKVTGYTPEEAVGKTPAILQSGKHTKDFYKQMWEEIETKGYWQGEIWNKKKNGEIFPEWLTISTIKNDAEEPKLHVAMFSDISKK, encoded by the coding sequence ATGCAAAAAGGAAGCTTTCAATTAGTTCTGCAGACAGGAAGTTTGGTTGTCGGCTTCATGGTGTGGGTCATTCTTTCCTCACTTATGCCCTATATCCAGTCCGATATTGCCCTCAAGCCGGGAGAGGTGGCGTTAGTCACGGCCATCCCTGTCATATTGGGGTCTTTATTAAGAGTCCCAATCGGCTACTGGACCAACCGGTATGGTGCAAGGCCTATTTTTACCATAAGCTTCATTGTCTTGATTCTGCCTGTGTTTGTGATCAGTTTAGCAGGTACGAAGATGACCCTCATCCTCGGAGGGCTTTTACTGGGAATAGGCGGAGCAGTTTTCTCTGTCGGTGTTACCTCCTTGCCCAAATACTATCCAAAAGAACGGCACGGTTTTGTAAACGGCATTTATGGCGCCGGCAACATCGGCACAGCATTAACCGCTTTTTTGGCGCCGGTACTGGCAAACAGCTTCGGCTGGCGAATTACGGTGCAGTTCTTTATCATCCTTTTAGCACTCATTGCGGTATTAAACTTCCTGCTTGGTGACCGTAAGGAAAAGAAAGTCCAGGTGTCTCTCGGGGAGCAGATTAAAAGTGTTTACCGCAATCCCAAGTTATGGCTGTTAAGTTTGTTTTATTTCATCACGTTCGGATCCTTCGTAGCTTTTACCATTTATTTGCCCAATTTCCTTGTAAATCACTTTGGACTGGATAAAGTGGATGCAGGACTTCGGACGGCCGGCTTTATTGCAATTGCTACCTTTTTGCGCCCTGTCGGCGGTTGGCTTGGGGATAAATTCAATTCCTTTGTCATTTTGATGCTTGTATTCTCCGGGCTGACATTCGGCGGCTTTCTCCTATCCTTCACGCCATCACTTCCGATCTACACAGTTGGATGTCTCGGTGTAGCAATTTGTGCAGGAATCGGAAATGGTACGATATTTAAACTTGTGCCCATGTATTTTTCCAAACAAGCCGGGATTGTCAATGGGATAGTTGCTGCTATGGGGGGACTTGGCGGATTTTTCCCGCCGATTATTTTAACCATCCTGTTCGATTGGACCGGGCATTATGCCATTGGTTTTATGGCATTATCCGAATTTGCCCTTGCAAGCTTAATTCTGGTCGTTTGGCTTTACTACCAGGATAAACTCAGCTTATCGAAACAGGTCCTTGAAAGTACTGAGTCCGGCATGATGATTACCGATTTAAAAGGAATTATTAAAAAAGTAAATCCTGCCTTTACAAAGGTTACTGGATATACACCGGAGGAAGCGGTCGGCAAAACACCTGCAATCCTGCAGTCAGGAAAACATACAAAAGATTTTTATAAGCAGATGTGGGAGGAAATTGAGACGAAAGGATATTGGCAGGGTGAAATCTGGAACAAAAAGAAAAACGGAGAGATCTTTCCAGAGTGGCTAACCATCAGTACCATCAAAAATGATGCAG
- a CDS encoding DUF1572 family protein, translating into MSLGSTYLKIVKKRFQAVKELADITIQRLSGEELNWTFNEESNSTAVIIRHMNGNMVSRWTDFLISDGEKPYRNRDEEFSTATASKDELILIWERGWKVLFSALESLKEQDLLKNITIRGESHLVIDAIERQMAHYSYHVGQIVYIGKLIKSGEWESLSIPKGKSDQFLK; encoded by the coding sequence ATGAGCTTAGGTTCAACATATCTAAAGATCGTAAAGAAAAGATTTCAGGCTGTGAAGGAATTGGCGGATATAACCATTCAGCGGCTTTCCGGGGAGGAGTTGAATTGGACTTTCAATGAAGAGTCCAATAGTACAGCAGTAATTATCAGGCATATGAACGGCAATATGGTTTCACGGTGGACAGATTTTTTGATCTCAGATGGAGAAAAGCCTTATCGAAACAGAGATGAGGAATTTTCAACAGCTACTGCTTCAAAAGATGAACTAATTTTGATTTGGGAAAGAGGGTGGAAGGTGCTGTTTTCCGCGTTAGAAAGTTTAAAAGAGCAGGATCTTCTTAAAAATATCACTATTCGAGGCGAGAGCCATCTAGTTATAGATGCAATAGAAAGGCAGATGGCACATTATTCTTACCATGTTGGACAGATTGTTTATATCGGCAAACTAATAAAAAGTGGTGAGTGGGAAAGCCTCAGTATTCCTAAAGGGAAATCAGATCAATTTCTTAAGTAA
- a CDS encoding GNAT family N-acetyltransferase has protein sequence MEILIEKAMMKDAVRLTDIMKAAFDEEAQKWLTGDEQISDFNIQPPGYDSLQMTKYMIQELDYYKVIYKNEIAGGIIVTISGKSYGRIDRIFMRPDLQGCGIGSAVITFIENHYPYVKAWELETSARQINNHHFYEKMGFQLSFKTDEEYCYEKRTGPSKQDLRDSQFENSDMGNTEFYKVNMAESSFSNSSLSKAHFSNCNLSHSKFQNINLQKTLFADLNLSESRFMHVTLSGVQFTETNLRGGENPVSFHGCNLEGSKITNCRLKNVEVSDSSIAGMKINGIPVEELLRVYEQNK, from the coding sequence ATGGAAATATTGATTGAAAAAGCAATGATGAAAGATGCAGTGCGGTTAACAGACATTATGAAAGCTGCATTTGATGAGGAAGCTCAAAAATGGCTTACAGGTGATGAACAAATATCAGATTTTAATATTCAGCCTCCCGGATATGATTCCCTGCAAATGACGAAATATATGATTCAGGAACTGGATTATTATAAAGTAATTTATAAAAATGAAATAGCAGGCGGGATTATCGTTACGATTTCCGGAAAATCATATGGACGGATTGATCGGATTTTTATGCGGCCTGATCTACAGGGGTGCGGAATTGGTTCAGCTGTCATTACGTTTATAGAAAATCATTATCCCTATGTGAAGGCATGGGAACTCGAAACATCGGCCAGACAAATCAATAATCATCACTTCTACGAGAAAATGGGCTTTCAATTATCTTTTAAAACGGATGAAGAGTATTGTTATGAGAAACGAACCGGTCCTTCGAAACAGGATCTTAGAGATTCTCAATTTGAGAACTCCGATATGGGAAACACTGAATTTTACAAAGTGAATATGGCGGAAAGTTCGTTCAGCAACAGCAGCCTGAGTAAAGCACATTTCAGCAATTGTAATTTAAGTCATTCAAAGTTTCAAAATATTAATCTCCAAAAAACGCTGTTTGCCGACTTGAATCTATCCGAAAGCAGGTTCATGCATGTTACATTAAGCGGAGTGCAATTTACTGAGACAAATCTTCGGGGTGGAGAGAATCCCGTTTCCTTTCATGGATGTAACCTGGAAGGGAGTAAAATAACGAACTGCCGTTTGAAAAATGTTGAAGTTTCCGATAGCAGCATTGCTGGAATGAAGATCAATGGTATTCCGGTGGAAGAATTATTGCGTGTTTATGAACAAAATAAATGA
- a CDS encoding VOC family protein, producing MAKVVGFELNCQDPEKAAEFYSKVFNWEIEEPKWGYRPVHTEGTQNQAINGGISKGPSDYPHGTRIQIEVESIDETISLATENGAMVVRAKMEFDDFYLAYLADPVGLGIGLIQKKR from the coding sequence ATGGCAAAAGTAGTTGGGTTTGAATTAAACTGTCAGGATCCGGAAAAAGCAGCTGAGTTTTATTCCAAAGTTTTTAACTGGGAGATAGAAGAGCCGAAGTGGGGGTATCGGCCCGTCCATACTGAAGGAACTCAAAATCAAGCAATTAATGGGGGAATCAGTAAAGGACCAAGTGATTACCCGCATGGAACCAGGATTCAGATTGAAGTAGAATCGATTGATGAAACCATATCACTTGCAACAGAGAATGGAGCAATGGTTGTAAGAGCTAAAATGGAATTTGATGACTTTTACCTTGCCTATTTGGCGGATCCGGTTGGGCTGGGGATTGGACTAATACAGAAAAAGCGATAA